From Candidatus Methylomirabilis lanthanidiphila:
AAATAAAAAGCCCCGAAGCGCTTCCCTGCGACAGCATCGCGGGGCTTGGCTGGACAAGGCCAAGGCTTCAGGGCTCGGTGACCGCTGGAATTCCGTAGGCGGAATCCATAGGCAGTCGATCCGGTGAGGAGGACACACCTACGTTACAATCACCTCACATGTCCAGATGGTTAACGGTAAGCCCACTGGATCACCTCCTTTCTTGTGTACAATTACCGTATCGAAGGTGCGGACGTAACGCAAGAAAAAAATGTAAAAGGGGAGAGTGGTGCCGGCGTGCAGCTATTGGTCATCAGCTTTTAGCAGCGCCACGGCTTGTCCTGTCTTGCTGACGGCTGATCGCTGAAAGCTGTCCTTACTGCGTCGAACCACCAAGCCTCGCATATTCACGCTACAAGGCAGGACCCTGGCGCCTGCGGCCTCGGCGATGGCGATAAGCGCCGCCCTGGCCTCCGGTTCGATGATAAGGGCAAGGCAGCCTCCGCCGCCCGCACCGCAGACCCTGGCCCCGAGTGCTCCAGCCCGCTTCAAGGTATGAATCAATCGGTCAATGGCGGGGCTGCTCATGGTGGGGAGCGCCCGTCGCCGGGTCTCCCAATCCCGATTCAGGAGCCTGGCGATCCCCGTCAGGTCCTCCTGGAGGAAGGCGTCCCGCATGGCGAGGGCATTCTCCTGGAGCGCGTCGAAGAAGGCGAATGTCTTCCGATCCCCCTCCATGTGGCGCTTGAACAGGTCCCAATTGTTGGCGCCTGAGAAGCGCGGTTTACCGAGATAGAGAAGCAAGAGATGCCGCTGAAGCTCCATGAGAAATGTCTGCCGTGCAATCGAGGTCCTGTGGATGCCGGCGAGTCCAAATTCGATGCTGCTGGCGCCGCCATAGGCAGCGGCGTAGTAATCCTGATAACCGGTGGGGACACGGATCGCCTGCGTCTCGATGGCCTTTGCGTGCTCGATCAGTGCCTTGCGGTCGAGCGACCGGCCTGCGACTGCCGACAAGGCGGCCGCCGTTGCGACCGCCAGCGCTGAAGAACCGCCGGTCCCCGCGCCGGCCGGCGCCTGACAGGCGGTTCGGATATCCAGACCGGTGTCGGGTGCGAGTGACTGGATCAGCCTGGCCAGCATCTCCAGAAACGGCTGGCGTGTCCAGGCGATCTTGTCTCGCGATGGCCAGGTCAGTCGTCGTTCTTGATCGGATGCGACTAGTCGGATCGCGCGCCCAGGCCGCCGCGTCACAGTCACATCGGCAATAAGGTTGATCGCGACATTCACGGTGATCGCCGGTTGGTGAAAGAGGTGGAGCGGCGGGATGTCGAGTGTGCCGCCCGCAAAGTCGATACGCGTCGGCGCCTTGGCAACGATCAGTTCCGCCATGGAAGGGACACCTCATGTAAGCTCCGGCAATGCCGGTGGGGCAAGCGGGAGGGGACAGTAAGATACCTGGCGGCCTCTCGGAAGCGATTCCCCTCAATGGCGGATGGCTCCACGCGACAGATCAGATAGGTCTGCAGCCGAGGGATAGAGGCCTTCATGGCATCAAGGTCGGCCGGATTGTTATCGACGGCGCAGAGTTCCGCATAGGCTGAAGCGATCGTATTGAGCATCCCTGCTTTTCCTTTCTCATCTGATGTATACACGATCTGCGTGAAGTACGGGGTGAGGCCTGATGTCCGTACCTTGTAGCTCTGCCAGGTAGGGTCGCCGAAAGAGAGTAGGATCAGCTCGAACCCCCGGCGGCGTGCCGTGTTCAGAAACTCTACGACATCGGGGAACAGGTAGGAACGCAGGTCAGAAAAGGTGCGTTCGAGGGTTGCGTGCATCGCAGACGCCACGGAGACGGATGCGATGGCGCCCAATCTGAACAGCGCCTCCAGATGTTTCCGGAGCGAGTACCCGGACGGCCAGATCGTCTCGTAGCTTTTCTCCCAGGCGTCATCGGAGATACTGAATTGAGCGAAGGCAGACTTCAGATCGACCCAAAAGAAGCGATCGGTATCAAAGAGGGTGTGATCGAAATCTAACAGGATACCTCGTT
This genomic window contains:
- a CDS encoding GHMP kinase; its protein translation is MAELIVAKAPTRIDFAGGTLDIPPLHLFHQPAITVNVAINLIADVTVTRRPGRAIRLVASDQERRLTWPSRDKIAWTRQPFLEMLARLIQSLAPDTGLDIRTACQAPAGAGTGGSSALAVATAAALSAVAGRSLDRKALIEHAKAIETQAIRVPTGYQDYYAAAYGGASSIEFGLAGIHRTSIARQTFLMELQRHLLLLYLGKPRFSGANNWDLFKRHMEGDRKTFAFFDALQENALAMRDAFLQEDLTGIARLLNRDWETRRRALPTMSSPAIDRLIHTLKRAGALGARVCGAGGGGCLALIIEPEARAALIAIAEAAGARVLPCSVNMRGLVVRRSKDSFQRSAVSKTGQAVALLKADDQ